Proteins from one Roseofilum reptotaenium CS-1145 genomic window:
- the rodA gene encoding rod shape-determining protein RodA: MRRSLFYSANSGSRIRWLSILNSWKNLDWLLLILVIGLTLFGGIMIRSTQLNLQYTDWLQHWIIGGIGCILALFISRWRYQQLIQWQWVIYGITNVSLLAVIFIGTTALGAQRWITIGGFNIQPSEFAKLGVIITLASLLHSKGASTLSSLFKTLAIVGVPWGLVFLQPDLGTSLVFGAIALGMLYWANTNPSWLILLISPMISAILFNLYLPAWFAWIGLLALLAWTSLPWPRIGAGVTVALSTAFGFLGEVFWGLLKDYQKDRLILFLNPEKDPLGGGYHLIQSRIAIGSGQLHGTGLNQGTQTQLHFIPEQHTDFIFSAVGEELGFIGATILLLVFWLICLRLVMIAQNAKDNFGSLLAIGVLSMIVFQVMVNIGMTIGLAPVTGIPLPWMSYGRSALLTNFLAIGLVEAVANHRHRLKF, translated from the coding sequence ATGCGTAGATCTCTATTTTATTCTGCTAATTCAGGTTCCAGAATTCGCTGGCTGTCTATACTCAATAGTTGGAAAAATTTAGATTGGCTATTGCTGATTCTGGTGATTGGCTTAACCCTGTTTGGTGGGATCATGATTCGCTCAACCCAGCTCAATCTTCAATATACTGATTGGCTGCAACATTGGATTATTGGGGGGATTGGGTGTATTCTAGCCCTATTTATTTCCCGTTGGCGCTACCAGCAACTTATCCAGTGGCAATGGGTGATCTATGGTATTACTAATGTTTCCTTATTAGCGGTTATTTTTATTGGGACAACGGCTTTAGGGGCGCAACGATGGATTACGATTGGTGGGTTTAATATTCAGCCCTCAGAATTTGCTAAATTGGGGGTAATAATTACCTTAGCTTCTCTGCTCCACAGTAAGGGAGCTTCAACCCTATCGAGCCTCTTCAAAACTCTCGCTATTGTAGGCGTTCCTTGGGGTTTGGTGTTTCTGCAACCTGACTTAGGAACTTCCCTCGTGTTTGGGGCGATCGCCTTGGGAATGCTGTACTGGGCTAATACCAATCCCAGTTGGCTGATTTTACTGATCTCTCCAATGATCTCAGCGATCCTATTTAATCTTTATCTTCCAGCCTGGTTTGCTTGGATAGGCTTACTAGCCCTCTTAGCTTGGACAAGTTTACCTTGGCCGCGTATCGGAGCTGGCGTTACAGTTGCTCTGAGTACGGCCTTTGGATTCCTGGGTGAGGTCTTTTGGGGACTGCTGAAGGATTATCAGAAAGACCGCTTAATTTTATTTCTCAACCCAGAAAAAGACCCCCTAGGCGGAGGGTATCATCTCATTCAATCTCGGATTGCTATTGGTTCAGGACAACTTCACGGCACAGGGTTAAATCAGGGAACCCAAACCCAACTGCATTTTATTCCCGAACAACACACGGATTTCATCTTTTCGGCTGTGGGTGAGGAGTTGGGATTTATTGGCGCAACGATTCTGTTATTGGTCTTTTGGTTAATTTGTCTGCGGTTAGTGATGATTGCCCAAAATGCAAAGGATAACTTTGGCTCCTTGCTGGCGATCGGGGTATTATCGATGATTGTGTTTCAGGTGATGGTGAATATTGGCATGACCATTGGCCTTGCCCCAGTTACCGGAATTCCGTTACCTTGGATGAGTTATGGGCGATCGGCTCTACTGACGAATTTTTTGGCGATCGGCTTGGTGGAAGCAGTAGCCAATCACCGACATCGGCTAAAGTTTTAA
- a CDS encoding HAS-barrel domain-containing protein: MRLPLTQTAINDRPENHIAEVIETATSEFLAQCLEPEDLNFPMMPAFGSLVRSLGVTPERSAEPDTGYWVYAVVYHATTTPIDSIHRARALGLSLEQLRAEQPQIFAMLKTEFRAAIVGFETLESAISRSRVYQHLPRRPPQIHQAVYQCHPDEVIRFSEDFDFIRILLEIPGTPVDALIAATLRTIYQLRHTEHSWLVQAGRNLSLLLKDDYDRLRYILSQVYL, from the coding sequence ATGCGCTTACCCTTAACTCAAACTGCCATCAACGATCGCCCCGAAAACCACATCGCCGAGGTGATCGAAACGGCAACCTCGGAATTTTTAGCCCAATGTCTGGAACCGGAAGATCTCAATTTTCCCATGATGCCAGCATTTGGTTCTTTGGTGAGATCGCTCGGTGTCACTCCTGAACGCTCCGCAGAACCAGATACAGGCTATTGGGTTTATGCAGTGGTGTATCATGCCACCACTACTCCCATTGATTCGATCCATCGTGCCAGAGCTTTGGGCTTATCCCTAGAACAACTGCGAGCAGAGCAGCCGCAGATTTTTGCCATGCTTAAAACTGAGTTTCGAGCGGCGATCGTCGGATTTGAAACCCTGGAGTCAGCAATTTCTCGCTCCAGAGTTTATCAGCATTTACCCCGACGTCCTCCACAAATTCACCAAGCGGTCTATCAATGTCATCCGGATGAAGTGATTCGCTTTAGCGAGGACTTTGATTTTATTCGCATTTTACTCGAAATTCCTGGAACACCAGTTGATGCGCTGATTGCAGCTACCTTGAGAACGATTTACCAACTGCGCCATACCGAACACTCCTGGTTAGTACAAGCAGGGCGAAACTTGAGTCTACTTCTCAAAGATGATTACGATCGCCTACGCTATATTCTCAGCCAAGTTTATCTTTAG
- a CDS encoding Uma2 family endonuclease, with product MVQLYPNPKQKSLPTMYDLPSEDPEEPGLPDEFHDYQPDLLTQTCQSPRYREDDYFIASDLNLYYDSEHTLWHKRPDWFVVLGAKRSRTQQELRLSYVIWQEQISPFLVVELASPGTEDEDLGRTERKEKKPPTKWEVYEKILQVPYYVTYDRYQNNFRGFVLKGGKYERLELSQGKVWLEPLGLGLALWQGVYEGVEGRWLRFYNQTGEWIPTPSERAEQAESECNLQQQRADQAELELQQLRDKLRQLSIDPDSLS from the coding sequence ATGGTTCAACTGTATCCCAATCCCAAGCAGAAATCTCTGCCAACGATGTATGATTTACCCAGCGAAGACCCGGAGGAACCTGGATTGCCGGATGAGTTTCACGATTACCAACCGGATTTATTAACTCAAACTTGTCAATCTCCCCGCTACCGTGAGGATGACTATTTTATTGCCAGCGATCTTAACCTCTACTATGACAGCGAACATACCCTATGGCACAAACGCCCGGATTGGTTTGTGGTTTTGGGAGCCAAGCGTAGCCGTACTCAACAGGAGTTACGTCTAAGCTATGTGATCTGGCAAGAACAAATCAGTCCCTTTCTGGTGGTTGAATTAGCGTCTCCAGGAACAGAAGATGAAGACTTAGGACGCACAGAGCGTAAAGAGAAAAAGCCACCAACCAAATGGGAAGTATACGAGAAAATTTTACAGGTTCCCTATTATGTGACTTACGATCGCTACCAAAACAACTTTCGGGGATTTGTCCTCAAAGGTGGAAAATACGAAAGGTTGGAATTATCACAAGGGAAAGTCTGGCTAGAACCATTAGGTCTAGGATTAGCGTTATGGCAAGGGGTGTACGAGGGAGTAGAAGGGCGGTGGTTGCGCTTCTACAATCAAACTGGGGAGTGGATACCGACACCGAGCGAACGGGCCGAGCAAGCTGAGTCGGAGTGCAATCTCCAACAACAACGCGCAGACCAAGCCGAATTGGAGTTACAGCAATTACGGGATAAGCTTCGACAACTCAGTATCGATCCTGATTCACTGTCTTAG
- a CDS encoding NAD(P)H dehydrogenase subunit NdhS has translation MILPGVAVRVKNMGDTYYGFTGQVQRVTDGKAAVLFEGGNWDKLVTFRLGELEIVDPTSKK, from the coding sequence ATGATCTTACCAGGTGTAGCAGTACGGGTAAAAAATATGGGAGATACCTATTATGGTTTTACCGGCCAAGTACAACGGGTAACCGATGGTAAAGCAGCAGTACTCTTTGAAGGGGGAAACTGGGATAAGTTGGTCACCTTCCGACTAGGAGAGTTGGAAATCGTCGATCCGACGAGTAAAAAGTAA